The Thermodesulfovibrio sp. 3462-1 genome contains the following window.
AAACTAAAAAAACTCAATAAGCCTGTTATTCTTGCAATTAACAAAATAGACACAATCTCAAAGCAGAGCCTTCTTCCATTAATAGATCTGTACAAAGATTTACATTCATTCAAAGAAATAATTCCAATTTCTGCCCTTAAAAACGATGGAGTTGAACGCCTGCTTGAAAGAATTATTTCTTATCTTCCAGACTCTGCGAAGCTTTATCCAGAGGATATGCTTACTGATCAGGCAGAAAGATTCATGGTTGGTGAGTTCATAAGAGAAAAAATCATGAAATACACTTATGATGAAATTCCTTACTCAGTGGCTGTTGAAATAGAAAAATGGGATGAGAAAGAAAAACTGATCCACATTGGAGCAAATATTTATGTTGAAAGAGAAGGTCAGAAAATTATTATAATAGGGAAAAAGGGTGAGAGGTTAAAAAAGATTGCACAAGAGGCAAGGCTTGATATTGAGAGATTTTTGGGAACAAAGGTTTTTCTTGAGGTCTGGGTAAAGGTTAGAAAAAAGTGGAGGCAAAGAGATATAATATTAAAATCACTGGGGTATTGAGATGTTAATTGAGATGAAAGTAGAAGGATTGCTTTTTGATCCAAGAAGTGGAATGTATATTATGTTACTGCAGCAGATAGATGGGAATGAAACACTTCCAATATGGATTGGTAAACCAGAGGCAGACTCAATAGCACTTGCATTAGGGAAAGTTCTTACTCCAAGGCCTTTAACGCACGATTTGATAAAAAATATTCTTGATGAGCTTGAAGTTCGCATTACAAAGGTTGTGATAACTGATTTAATTGATAATACTTATTATGCTCTTATTTATGCTCACGATGGAGTAAGAGAAAGAGCAATTGACTCTCGTCCTTCTGATGCTGTTGCAATTGCTTTAAGGGTTCAAGCACCAATATTTGTTGAGGAAGGAATCTTTGAGTTGAGAAAAGCTGATGAGCTTGAAGAGTGGCTCAAAAATCTTAAACCAGAAGATTTTGGCAATATAATGTAGTGATTTATTCCACTGAAGGAATTGTCCTCAAAAATACAGACTACGCAGAAGCAGATCTAATCGTTGCCTATTTTAGTAAAGATTTTGGATTAATAAATCTTTTTGCAAAAAGCCCTCGCAAAATAAAAAGTCGCTGGGGAAGTTCTTTTGAACCTTTAACCTATGCAAGAATCTCTTTTATTGGAAAAGAAGACAAACTTCAGAAAATAATTCAATCAGACATAATACAGCCTTTTCAGAAAATCAGAGAAAATTACAAGCTCTTTTTAAAGCTGTCAGAGGTTTTAAGACTCTTTTTAGACATTCTTCCAAAAAGAGAGCCAAATCATGAACTTTTTTCTCT
Protein-coding sequences here:
- the era gene encoding GTPase Era — protein: MKCGYVALIGRPNVGKSTLLNTVVGEKIAIVTEKPQTTRNRIIGIKNLAHAQIIFVDTPGIHRPRHKLGEFMVKEAHQAMDMVDLIVFMVDPVNPSETEFSIIEKLKKLNKPVILAINKIDTISKQSLLPLIDLYKDLHSFKEIIPISALKNDGVERLLERIISYLPDSAKLYPEDMLTDQAERFMVGEFIREKIMKYTYDEIPYSVAVEIEKWDEKEKLIHIGANIYVEREGQKIIIIGKKGERLKKIAQEARLDIERFLGTKVFLEVWVKVRKKWRQRDIILKSLGY
- a CDS encoding bifunctional nuclease family protein: MLIEMKVEGLLFDPRSGMYIMLLQQIDGNETLPIWIGKPEADSIALALGKVLTPRPLTHDLIKNILDELEVRITKVVITDLIDNTYYALIYAHDGVRERAIDSRPSDAVAIALRVQAPIFVEEGIFELRKADELEEWLKNLKPEDFGNIM